In the genome of Osmerus mordax isolate fOsmMor3 chromosome 15, fOsmMor3.pri, whole genome shotgun sequence, one region contains:
- the LOC136957694 gene encoding basic helix-loop-helix domain-containing protein USF3 produces the protein MPEMTETQDLGHKPRRRKNKEIHNAVEKKRKEKINAGINRIGNLLPCSQALKQSKNMILDEAFRFITELKKQNDAMLLEGGDKGQAEEIRRLRRQLEELRKESGHYIELLKAHDINFLDDPSIHWKGKMRCAKVAKVTPNHQPSKGIIVYPNGNTMCAVGKEPGAGKQQEEAVFIQPSCDVILHHPHSYITVQGLCPLPTGTTALPQPTAPAPSLTAASSLATHLPYHFVPSLTALPQVVTTSRALVSEISTQLNTQLGAGTRSQSYTTPSSSGLLRAEAAGSTQTTWTTLQLAGNTVQPVCQNLPAPEISTTGQTMQQLTVCPVATKATVQPVHIQMRPQLPIKQAPITAHIQAQPSIQKPPHLQPSIIAQPHLLPQCAVLPQTARVPQQPVLAHPALMPQPQTTVLQKASVVPHPQTAVLPQPALGPQPQAAVLPLLQTMQVLQVNPAGTTVAGVTASQNTNNPSVVILQQANPCSTQPVVREDLTNQTACQHIVIIQAPNQTSPVPQNPSVGMVTATVPVVSSQIVSTSCTTSTTGLHTVGGKQLVHILPRPTATTTHTPQPAACPPASPASSAPQTITVNGQVFALKPMKTSDKGGSHGAQSTLQLVQPTTSEEPTTNVALNSLGALSSLNQSISQGMPQHSISSQGSLQLSGASPAYSVVQHHQLPPVSGSAPAPATPVRQLQSPSGTTAGRGGGMGKAAPKRIPTKRTKTTRRREPKQRRSTGTISARPVVAAEESPKQTGAVSQDAPPSATEAAGAVSGVANAPTVSDALKRSINSESFVCSAQSTLKNINVCTSQTGLTTSVQTALTVSGVNSTQGEVVVCIVGTSPTVGPAVSSQSKAHTHTQNKPAASQDRQAVSVTTGTAQIGSPPSAVASSKQSKPGVTSAWATETRLAIISPATTACQPLVGTATSTQAEQLVSLQDSVLTTSVCQTRPANVQEHQFTPLVQALAQTQPLTQPLAQTQPLAQTQPLAQTQPLAQTQPLAPSSVPSSTASSSAALLPVVPAMPAEFRKRTQTNRPSAQQPDQNNLASSSSSTAVLKLPDISEREREPQRRESNPRTAMEKESQRNNTTPSRKISALPQQVYSLDHQVTEHPNQTHQTSNTQTDSPMSAGAGGGRGFSVASMLPQAFTFTSEQADILALAMLEQDSSGGRVDIPISANTPTWEPPKSQQAPHSKERVTGPQTKVTKTTMEPVVAKPPSQVPVRGQAGESGVSGASGARHLQNISYAQSHTHTQPHVQSQAHAGNVGTLSVNNLIRSSSSQQPYPGSPNMAAGQQGSVPSPVGTSALASQPSTPSHTSCSGNGQLSDYAPVKSSLMRASMGMGERQVKDISKRPAPEDVMLPSSNKRPKTCPSAAPSVGRMEVKTQDHGQSQMMIGHVPPSSSTVMSRINPDGGGTLFSNNSFMSTVLRPTDSHCAPQHQEQSQPGVLHLPQGHSQHGATQPGQHLGPNQYLKQQQQQQQQQQQDHQRHHLYQLQHHLTQPDPAQLHSLHQRALQQDQQHVQNAQKKRGLVRANQSGPPVGLQQKQHHLEKAGVHQQQQQQQQTQQHQQQHAQQPSQHQQQQQQQTHQQSQHQQQQPSQHQQAQHQQHQQQAQHQQQSQTQQHQQQSQQQQQQLQQHQSSHSRQQHLQQHLQQQQHFGASRHQEKSCEAQPAGPRAHHSSHLTQQEHHKSGQDHMQRLMSSRTLEQQLISQPGSNPVSRPSDLACAPSRQERHRVSSYSAEALIGKTSSSGDQQQRMVGLHLQATRGSTQEQPDLRGYLDTSRGKGNIGHNPQNPRLNQEHPGPSDIQRVLECPPFKALGGGGGHQLGGFEVQVSRGGDMAPKSIPPSQRGPQGQQQGVFRMGVGSPGDGRPRGGYSGAHPGPQGVQIGAGLPRDQEGCHHSFMQSLLSPHISEQTNHQRAVQCCPPVSMEYSCVPGASAGDMQAKASSPSVPPTQKTPGMRLGEGNKGHLAQAGGNMHGGPGVRAGLPHPATPHSSSEPGRSSAPSRPPGAVSQRSRHLAPEAQPAKLRPGDRLRSGTLRPGNPFEPEGHLPLPTGGGVLLGRPQSGGEARRSSIVRFMADSSQVSGDNNLVPDQHLAQNFGFPPFIAEGGMNHPPPINANSTFIPPVSQSSSSRTPALLPVEPQNTIPSFYPSYSPAAHPSLPSDIPLQYFSNQMFTSPGADKASAAPLNNRFGSILSPPRPVGFAQASFPLLPDMPPMPITNSSGITAHLSNFSLTSLFPEIAAAMPSDGSSMPMSPLLSLSNTSSSDSGKQPNRPAHNISHILGHDGSSAV, from the exons ATGCCAGAGATGACTGAAACCCAGGACCTTGGCCATAAACCTAG aagaagaaaaaataaagaaattcaCAATGCTG ttgagaaaaagagaaaagagaagatcAATGCTGGTATTAACCGCATTGGGAATCTTCTGCCATGCTCTCAGGCACTGAAACAG AGCAAGAACATGATCCTCGATGAGGCCTTCCGCTTCATTACTGAGCTAAAGAAACAAAACGATGCAATGCTCCTTGAAGGAGGAGACAAAGGTCAAG CGGAGGAGATCCGGCGTCTCCGACGGCAActggaggagctgaggaaggagagcGGTCATTACATCGAGCTGCTCAAAGCCCACGACATCAACTTCCTGGATGACCCCAGCATCCACTGGAAGGGCAAGATGCGTTGCGCCAAGGTTGCCAAGGTGACGCCCAACCACCAGCCCTCCAAAGGGATCATCGTCTACCCTAACGGGAACACGATGTGTGCTGTGGGGAAAGAGCCCGGCGCTGGGAAACAGCAAGAGGAGGCCGTCTTCATCCAGCCGTCCTGTGACGTCATCCTCCATCATCCGCATTCCTACATCACCGTCCAGGGCCTCTGTCCTCTGCCCACCGGCACCACCGCCCTGCCGCAGCCCACCGCCCCAGCCCCTAGTCTGACTGCAGCATCCAGCCTAGCCACCCACCTCCCTTATCACTTTGTCCCTAGCCTTACAGCCCTCCCTCAGGTTGTGACTACATCCAGAGCTCTCGTCTCGGAAATCTCCACCCAGTTAAACACCCAGCTGGGGGCAGGGACCAGGAGTCAGAGCTacaccaccccctccagctcAGGCCTGCTGAGGGCGGAGGCAGCAGGCAGCACACAGACCACGTGGACCACACTACAGCTGGCAGGGAACACAGTGCAGCCAGTCTGCCAGAATCTACCCGCCCCAGAGATTAGCACCACTGGCCAGACAATGCAACAACTGACTGTATGCCCCGTGGCCACCAAAGCTACAGTTCAGCCAGTTCATATCCAGATGAGGCCTCAGCTACCCATAAAACAGGCACCTATCACGGCCCATATCCAGGCCCAGCCCTCCATCCAGAAGCCCCCCCATCTACAGCCATCCATCATTGCCCAGCCCCACTTGCTTCCCCAGTGTGCTGTCCTCCCACAGACAGCCAGAGTCCCACAGCAACCTGTTCTAGCCCACCCTGCCTTGATGCCACAACCACAAACGACTGTACTACAAAAGGCTTCAGTGGTTCCCCATCCCCAGACAGCTGTCCTGCCCCAGCCAGCCTTAGGGCCGCAGCCCCAGGCGGCAGTGCTACCCCTGCTTCAGACTATGCAGGTGCTGCAGGTTAATCCTGCAGGCACGACTGTTGCCGGGGTGACCGCTTCGCAGAACACTAACAACCCCAGTGTTGTCATCCTGCAGCAAGCCAATCCGTGCTCTACCCAGCCAGTTGTCCGAGAGGACTTGACCAATCAGACAGCTTGCCAGCACATCGTTATCATCCAAGCCCCCAATCAGACGTCACCTGTTCCTCAGAACCCGTCGGTTGGCATGGTGACGGCTACAGTGCCTGTTGTCTCCAGTCAGATCGTTTCAACCAGTTGCACTACTTCTACCACTGGCCTCCATACCGTCGGGGGGAAGCAGCTGGTTCACATTCTACCCCGGCCCACCGCAACAACAACCCACACGCCCCAGCCTGCCGCCTGCCCCCCAGCTTCACctgcctcctccgccccccagaCCATCACTGTGAACGGCCAGGTGTTCGCCCTGAAGCCCATGAAGACCTCCGACAAGGGCGGCTCCCATGGAGCCCAGAGTACCCTTCAACTGGTTCAGCCCACCACCAGCGAGGAGCCCACCACCAACGTGGCCCTCAACAGTCTCGGGGCCCTTAGCAGCCTCAACCAGAGCATCTCTCAGGGCATGCCTCAGCACAGCATCTCCAGCCAGGGAAGCCTCCAGCTGTCTGGTGCCTCTCCAGCATACTCAGTAGTGCAGCATCATCAGCTGCCTCCAGtgtctggctccgcccctgccccCGCCACCCCCGTCAGACAGCTCCAGTCTCCCAGTGGAACGACAGCCGGACGAGGGGGTGGGATGGGGAAGGCAGCGCCTAAGAGAATCCCCACGAAGAGGACCAAGACAACAAGGAGGAGAGAACCCAAACAGCGACGGAGCACGGGCACCATTTCTGCTAGACCGGTAGTGGCAGCAGAAGAGAGTCCAAAACAGACGGGCGCTGTGTCTCAAGATGCCCCCCCTTCTGCTACTGAGGCTGCGGGTGCTGTTAGCGGCGTTGCTAACGCACCCACCGTCAGTGACGCATTAAAACGGAGCATTAACTCAGAGAGCTTTGTCTGCTCTGCACAGAGCACACTAAAGAATATAAATGTCTGTACTTCACAAACTGGTCTGACCACATCTGTGCAGACCGCGTTAACGGTTAGCGGCGTCAACTCGACTCAGGGTGAAGTCGTCGTCTGTATTGTTGGCACCAGTCCTACAGTCGGCCCTGCCGTTTCCTCCCAGAgcaaagcacacacgcacacacagaacaagCCCGCCGCTTCACAGGATAGGCAGGCCGTCTCTGTGACGACCGGCACGGCACAAATCGGATCGCCTCCGTCTGCCGTCGCTTCTTCTAAACAAAGCAAACCCGGAGTCACCAGTGCCTGGGCCACAGAAACTAGACTCGCCATCATCAGTCCGGCTACGACGGCATGTCAGCCACTTGTCGGCACGGCCACTTCCACACAGGCCGAACAGTTGGTTTCCCTCCAGGACTCTGTGCTTACTACTTCGGTTTGTCAGACCAGGCCAGCCAACGTACAGGAGCACCAGTTTACCCCCCTGGTCCAGGCCCTGGCCCAGACACAGCCCCTG ACACAGCCCCTGGCCCAGACACAGCCCCTGGCCCAGACACAGCCCCTGGCCCAGACACAGCCCCTGGCTCAGACCCAACCCCTGGCCCCTTCCTCCGTACCATCATCCACAGCTTCATCCTCTGCTGCTCTGTTGCCTGTTGTCCCTGCGATGCCTGCTGAATTCAGGAAACGGACTCAAACAAACCGACCCTCAGCCCAGCAGCCAGACCAGAACAAccttgcctcctcctcttcctccaccgcTGTGCTCAAACTTCCAGACAtctccgagagagagagggagcctcAGAGAAGGGAATCGAACCCCAGGACGGCCATGGAGAAGGAGAGCCAGAGGAACAATACCACCCCTTCCAGAAAGATCTCTGCCCTCCCACAGCAAGTGTACTCCCTAGACCACCAGGTCACGGAACATCCAAACCAAACACACCAAACGTCGAACACGCAGACAGATTCTCCCATGTCCGCCGGagcggggggtgggaggggcttcTCTGTGGCGTCCATGCTGCCCCAAGCGTTCACCTTCACCTCAGAGCAGGCTGACATCCTGGCTTTGGCTATGCTGGAGCAGGACAGCTCAGGGGGGAGGGTAGACATCCCCATCTCCGCAAACACCCCTACTTGGGAACCCCCAAAGTCTCAGCAAGCCCCCCACAGCAAAGAGAGGGTTACGGGGCCTCAGACAAAGGTTACCAAGACGACCATGGAGCCAGTGGTAGCCAAACCGCCCTCCCAGGTGCCGGTCAGAGGTCAGGCCGGGGAGTCGGGTGTCAGCGGGGCCTCGGGGGCCAGACACCTGCAGAACATCAGCTACGCCCAgtctcacacccacacccagccccacgtCCAGAGCCAGGCGCACGCTGGAAACGTGGGCACCCTCAGTGTCAACAACCTCATCAGGTCCAGCTCCAGCCAGCAGCCCTACCCTGGCTCCCCCAACATGGCAGCTGGCCAGCAAGGCTCGGTCCCATCGCCGGTGGGCACCTCCGCGCTGGCGTCCCAGCCCTCTACCCCCAGCCACACCTCCTGCTCGGGGAACGGCCAGCTGAGTGACTACGCCCCCGTCAAGAGCTCTCTGATGAGGGCTTCCATGGGCATGGGGGAACGACAAGTGAAGGACATATCCAAGCGTCCCGCCCCAGAGGACGTGATGTTGCCCTCCAGCAACAAGCGTCCCAAGACCTGTCCGTCTGCGGCCCCCAGCGTGGGCCGTATGGAGGTGAAGACCCAGGACCACGGCCAGAGTCAGATGATGATTGGCCATGTTCCCCCCAGCTCCTCAACCGTCATGAGCAGGATAAACCCTGACGGAGGAGGCACCCTGTTCTCCAATAACTCCTTCATGAGCACGGTCCTCAGGCCCACAGACAGCCACTGTGCCCCCCAGCATCAGGAacagagccagccaggagtgCTACACCTGCCCCAGGGGCATTCCCAGCACGGGGCGACCCAGCCTGGGCAGCATCTGGGGCCAAACCAGTACctaaaacaacagcagcagcagcagcagcaacaacaacaggacCACCAGAGGCACCACTTGTATCAGCTCCAGCACCATCTCACCCAGCCTGACCCTGCCCAACTGCACAGTCTCCACCAGAGGGCGCTGCAGCAGGACCAACAGCACGTCCAGAACGCCCAGAAGAAAAGGGGACTTGTCCGAGCCAATCAGAGCGGACCCCCTGTGGGGCTTCAGcagaaacagcatcacctggAGAAGGCTGGAGTgcatcaacaacaacagcagcagcagcagacacaacaacaccaacaacaacaTGCCCAGCAGCCATcgcaacatcaacaacaacaacaacaacaaacgcaTCAGCAGTCGCAACATCAACAGCAGCAGCCGTCCCAACATCAACAAGCCCAACATCAGCAGCATCAACAGCAGGCACAGCATCAACAACAGTCCCAGACACAGCAGCATCAACAACagtcccagcagcagcagcagcagctacaGCAGCATCAGAGCTCCCACTCCAGACAGCAGCACctgcagcagcacctgcagcagcagcagcactttGGAGCGTCTCGACACCAGGAGAAGAGCTGCGAGGCCCAGCCAGCAGGCCCCAGGGCGCACCACAGCAGCCACCTAACACAGCAGGAACACCACAAG TCTGGTCAGGACCACATGCAGCGTCTGATGAGCTCTAGGACCCTGGAGCAGCAGCTGATATCTCAGCCAGGCAGCAACCCCGTGTCTCGGCCCTCCGACCTGGCCTGCGCCCCGTCGCGCCAGGAGCGCCACCGCGTCTCCAGCTACTCCGCGGAGGCCCTCATCGGAAAGACCTCCTCCAGCGGCGACCAGCAGCAGCGGATGGTGGGGCTGCACTTGCAGGCCACGCGGGGAAGCACCCAGGAGCAGCCGGACCTGCGGGGGTACCTGGACACGTCCCGAGGGAAGGGTAACATCGGACACAACCCCCAGAACCCCAGGCTGAACCAGGAGCACCCCGGGCCCTCGGACATCCAGCGGGTGTTGGAGTGCCCCCCATTCAAAGCCCTGGGCGGCGGAGGAGGTCATCAGCTAGGTGGCTTTGAGGTGCAAGTGTCCCGCGGTGGGGACATGGCCCCCAagtccatccccccctcccagagaggTCCGCAGGGGCAGCAGCAGGGCGTGTTCAGGATGGGGGTCGGCTCTCCGGGGGATGGAAGACCCCGCGGGGGTTACAGTGGAGCCCACCCGGGGCCCCAGGGGGTGCAGATAGGGGCGGGGTTGCCCAGGGACCAGGAGGGTTGTCACCATAGCTTCATGCAGTCCCTTCTCTCTCCGCACATTTCAGAGCAGACtaaccaccagagggcagtgcAGTGCTGCCCTCCGGTCAGCATGGAGTACAGCTGTGTGCCGGGGGCTTCTGCAGGAGACATGCAGGCCAAGGCCTCCAGCCCCAGTGTGCCTCCTACTCAGAAGACCCCAGgtatgaggctgggagagggaaacAAGGGCCATCTCGCCCAGGCTGGTGGGAACATGCACGGAGGTCCCGGGGTACGAGCAGGCCTTCCCCACCCTGCTACCCCACACAGCAGCTCGGAGCCTGGCCGTAGTTCAgccccctccaggccccctgGTGCTGTCAGCCAGCGCTCGCGTCACCTCGCCCCGGAGGCCCAGCCTGCCAAGCTCCGGCCTGGGGACCGGCTTCGTTCAGGCACCCTGAGACCAGGCAACCCCTTTGAGCCTGAGggccaccttcccctccccacTGGTGGAGGTGTGCTCCTGGGAAGACCCCAGTCAGGGGGCGAAGCACGTCGCAGCAGTATCGTCCGCTTTATGGCCGACAGCTCTCAAGTCTCCGGGGACAACAACTTGGTGCCTGACCAACACTTGGCCCAGAACTTTGGCTTCCCCCCCTTCATtgctgagggagggatgaaCCACCCGCCCCCCATCAACGCCAACTCCACCTTCATCCCCCCGGTCAGCCAGTCCAGCTCCTCCCGCACCCCTGCCTTGCTCCCCGTGGAGCCCCAGAACACCATCCCCTCTTTCTACCCTTCCTACTCCCCTGCGGCCCACCCCAGCTTGCCTAGTGACATCCCTCTCCAGTACTTCTCTAATCAGATGTTTACGAGCCCCGGTGCAGACAAGGCTAGCGCCGCTCCGCTCAACAACCGCTTCGGCTCCATCCTCTCGCCTCCGCGCCCGGTGGGGTTCGCCCAGGCCAGCTTTCCCTTACTCCCCGACATGCCGCCCATGCCCATCACCAACTCCTCGGGCATCACTGCCCACCTGTCCAACTTCAGTCTCACGTCTCTGTTCCCGGAGATCGCCGCGGCGATGCCCTCCGACGGCTCGTCCATGCCCAtgtcccccctcctgtctctgtccaacACGTCGTCTAGTGACTCAGGCAAGCAACCCAACCGGCCCGCCCACAACATAAGCCACATCCTGGGGCATGACGGGAGCTCAGCGGTGTAG
- the naa50 gene encoding N-alpha-acetyltransferase 50 isoform X1, which translates to MKGSRIELGDVTPHNIKQLKRLNQVIFPVSYNDKFYKDVLEVGELAKLAYFNDIAVGAVCCRVDHSQNQKRLYIMTLGCLAPYRRLGIGTKMLNHVLNICEKDGTFDNIYLHVQISNESAIDFYQKFGFEIIETKKNYYKRIEPADAHVLQKCLRSPCAPPGGELQKAE; encoded by the exons ATGAAAGG TAGCCGGATCGAGCTGGGGGATGTTACACCTCACAACATTAAACAGCTGAAACGCCTCAACCAGGTCATCTTCCCTGTAAGCTACAACGACAAGTTCTACAAAGACGTGCTGGAAGTAGGAGAGCTGGCCAAGCTAG CATACTTCAATGACATTGCAGTGGGAGCCGTGTGCTGCAGAGTGGACCACTCTCAGAACCAGAAGAGACTGTACATCATGACACTTGGCTGCCTAGCACCTTACCGCAGGCTAGGCATAG GAACAAAGATGCTGAACCATGTGCTGAACATCTGCGAGAAGGATGGCACGTTTGACAACATTTATCT TCACGTGCAGATCAGCAACGAGTCAGCCATCGATTTCTATCAGAAATTTGGCTTTGAGATCATTGAAACGAAAAAGAACTACTACAAGAGGATAGAGCCAGCAGACGCCCACGTCCTGCAGAAGTGCCTGCGTAGCCCTTGTGCGCCCCCTGGGGGAGAGCTGCAGAAGGCAGAGTAG
- the naa50 gene encoding N-alpha-acetyltransferase 50 isoform X2, which yields MKGRIELGDVTPHNIKQLKRLNQVIFPVSYNDKFYKDVLEVGELAKLAYFNDIAVGAVCCRVDHSQNQKRLYIMTLGCLAPYRRLGIGTKMLNHVLNICEKDGTFDNIYLHVQISNESAIDFYQKFGFEIIETKKNYYKRIEPADAHVLQKCLRSPCAPPGGELQKAE from the exons ATGAAAGG CCGGATCGAGCTGGGGGATGTTACACCTCACAACATTAAACAGCTGAAACGCCTCAACCAGGTCATCTTCCCTGTAAGCTACAACGACAAGTTCTACAAAGACGTGCTGGAAGTAGGAGAGCTGGCCAAGCTAG CATACTTCAATGACATTGCAGTGGGAGCCGTGTGCTGCAGAGTGGACCACTCTCAGAACCAGAAGAGACTGTACATCATGACACTTGGCTGCCTAGCACCTTACCGCAGGCTAGGCATAG GAACAAAGATGCTGAACCATGTGCTGAACATCTGCGAGAAGGATGGCACGTTTGACAACATTTATCT TCACGTGCAGATCAGCAACGAGTCAGCCATCGATTTCTATCAGAAATTTGGCTTTGAGATCATTGAAACGAAAAAGAACTACTACAAGAGGATAGAGCCAGCAGACGCCCACGTCCTGCAGAAGTGCCTGCGTAGCCCTTGTGCGCCCCCTGGGGGAGAGCTGCAGAAGGCAGAGTAG
- the atp6v1ab gene encoding V-type proton ATPase catalytic subunit A, whose product MDMSKLPKIRDEERESEFGYVHGVSGPVVTATEMAGAAMYELVRVGHSELVGEIIRLEGDMATIQVYEETSGVSVGDPVLRTGKPLSVELGPGIMGSIFDGIQRPLKDINDLTQSIYIPRGVNIGALNRDLKWEFSPGKSLRVGSHITGGDIYGTVFENSLIKHKLMLPPRNRGTVTYVAPPGNYDVSDVVLELEFEGLKEKFTMIQVWPVRQVRPVTEKLPANHPLLTGQRVLDALFPCVQGGTTAIPGAFGCGKTVISQSLSKYSNSDVIIYVGCGERGNEMSEVLRDFPELTMEVDGKTESIMKRTALVANTSNMPVAAREASIYTGITLSEYFRDMGYNVSMMADSTSRWAEALREISGRLAEMPADSGYPAYLGARLASFYERAGRVKCLGNPEREGSVSIVGAVSPPGGDFSDPVTSATLGIVQVFWGLDKKLAQRKHFPSVNWLISYSKYTRALDEYYDKHFPEFVPLRTKAKEILQEEEDLAEIVQLVGKASLAETDKITLEVAKLLKDDFLQQNGYTPYDRFCPFYKTVGILSNTIAFYDMARHAVETTAQSDNKITWAMIREHMGEILYKLSSMKFKDPVKDGETKIKAEYAQLLEDMQNSFRTLEE is encoded by the exons ATGGACATGTCCAAGCTGCCGAAGATCCGGGAtgaagaaagggagagcgagTTTGGATACGTCCATGGAGTCTCCGGCCCAG tGGTGACTGCCACGGAAATGGCGGGGGCGGCCATGTACGAGCTGGTGAGAGTGGGCCACAGTGAGCTGGTGGGGGAGATCATCCGTCTGGAGGGAGACATGGCCACCATCCAGGTCTACGAAGAGACCT CGGGCGTGTCCGTGGGGGACCCTGTGCTGCGGACTGGAAAGCCCCTGTCTGTGGAACTGGGTCCGGGCATCATGGGCTCCATCTTCGACGGTATCCAGCGCCCCCTGAAGGACATCAACGACCTCACACAGAGCATCTACATCCCCCGTGGAGTCAATATCGGGGCCCTCAATCGAGACCTCAAGTGGGAGTTCTCTCCCGGCAAGAGCCTACGA GTTGGCAGTCACATCACAGGGGGAGATATCTATGGGACGGTGTTTGAGAACTCCCTCATCAAGCACAAGCTCATGCTGCCTCCACGGAACAGGGGCACCGTCACCTACGTGGCCCCCCCTGGCAACTATGACGTCTCT gatgtggTGCTAGAGCTGGAGTTTGAGGGCCTCAAGGAGAAGTTCACCATGATTCAGGTGTGGCCTGTGAGACAGGTGCGTCCTGTAACAGAGAAGCTTCCTGCCAATCACCCCCTGCTGACCGGCCAGAGGGTCCTGGATGCACTCTTTcc gtgtgtgcaGGGAGGAACCACCGCTATCCCAGGAGCCTTTGGGTGTGGTAAAACTGTCATCTCCCAGTCCCTGTCCAAGTACTCCAACAGTGATGTCATCATCTACGTGGGTTGCGGGGAACGTGGTAACGAGATGTCGGAAGTGCTGCGAGACTTCCCTGAG CTGACCATGGAGGTGGACGGGAAGACTGAGAGCATTATGAAGAGAACTGCGCTGGTGGCCAACACCTCCAACATGCCCGTGGCTGCCAGAGAGGCCTCCATTTACACAG gcatCACGCTGTCTGAGTACTTCCGGGACATGGGCTACAACGTGAGCATGATGGCTGACTCCACGTCTCGATGGGCCGAGGCTCTCAGGGAGATCTCAGGACGACTGGCAGAGATGCCGGCCG acagCGGTTATCCTGCCTACCTGGGTGCCCGCCTGGCTTCCTTCTACGAGCGTGCCGGGAGAGTGAAGTGTCTGGGcaaccctgagagagagggcagcGTCAGCATCGTGGGAGC TGTgtcgccccctggtggtgacTTCTCCGACCCTGTCACCTCAGCCACCCTGGGTATCGTACAG gTGTTCTGGGGTCTGGATAAGAAGCTGGCCCAGAGGAAGCACTTCCCCTCAGTCAACTGGTTGATCAGCTACAGCAAGTACACCCGTGCTCTGGATGAGTACTACGACAAGCACTTCCCTGAGTTTGTGCCGCTGCGCACCAAGGCCAAGGAGATcctgcaggaagaggaggacctgGCTGAAATCGTACAGCTGGTCGGCAAG GCTTCGCTGGCAGAAACGGATAAGATCACCCTTGAGGTGGCCAAGCTGCTCAAAGATGACTTCCTGCAACAGAACGGTTACACTCCTTACGAcag GTTCTGCCCCTTCTATAAGACCGTGGGCATCCTGTCCAACACCATCGCCTTCTACGACATGGCTCGGCACGCAGTGGAGACCACAGCCCAGAGCGACAACAAGATCACCTGGGCCATGATCCGTGAGCACATGGGGGAGATCCTCTACAAGCTGAGCTCCATGAAGTTcaag GACCCAGTGAAGGACGGCGAGACCAAGATCAAGGCAGAATACGCTCAACTTCTGGAAGACATGCAGAACTCCTTCCGTACCCTGGAGGAATAA